In a single window of the Alphaproteobacteria bacterium LSUCC0684 genome:
- a CDS encoding aldehyde dehydrogenase family protein encodes MRYYQNYINGKYIDGGAGRIDVTNPATGEVIGQHALADAADVDKAVAAARALHVSGRFSGLRPVERGRMVQAMGRYLLTEKDELAALLTLEQGKPLWESHIEIEGAARYFEYYGNQAETVEGRSIPLGDGYLDFTVHEPYGVSAQIIPWNYPVEMTARSLSAALATGNATVIKSPELTPLTHYIFARAAETAGLPDGAVNFLCGLGHEAGAALASHPGVNQIVFTGSVATGIAIATAAAQNIVPAVLELGGKSAAIVHEDADLDAFEHDLRWGIFFNAGQVCSAMSRVIVHSSRHQEMLERAAKVANSLKVDEGSNLPEFGANMGAMVSTAQRDRAEAMIANAECEGAKIITGGHRLNREGAFLEPTILACEADTSIAREEVFGPVLSVISFDDDEDAIAKANSTEYGLVAGIFTRDLDRATAAASRLRAGQVFVNEWYAGGVETPFGGYGKSGYGREKGREALWNYVQTKNIAIRCRQH; translated from the coding sequence ATGAGATACTACCAGAACTATATCAACGGCAAATACATCGATGGTGGCGCAGGAAGGATTGACGTGACCAATCCGGCCACTGGTGAGGTGATTGGCCAGCATGCGCTTGCTGATGCGGCGGATGTGGACAAGGCGGTGGCCGCTGCGCGCGCCCTTCACGTGTCGGGACGGTTTTCCGGCTTAAGGCCGGTGGAACGCGGGCGCATGGTGCAAGCCATGGGCCGATATCTTCTGACAGAGAAGGATGAGCTCGCGGCACTCCTTACGCTCGAGCAGGGCAAACCCCTATGGGAGAGCCATATCGAGATCGAAGGAGCGGCCCGGTATTTCGAATATTACGGCAATCAGGCGGAAACCGTTGAAGGCAGATCAATCCCCCTCGGGGATGGGTATCTTGATTTCACGGTACATGAACCTTACGGCGTTTCCGCCCAGATCATCCCGTGGAACTATCCGGTTGAAATGACCGCCCGTTCACTTTCAGCGGCGCTTGCCACCGGCAATGCCACGGTCATCAAGTCCCCTGAACTCACCCCGCTCACCCATTACATCTTTGCCCGCGCCGCCGAAACTGCCGGCCTGCCGGATGGGGCCGTCAATTTCCTCTGCGGTCTTGGGCATGAGGCTGGCGCGGCGCTTGCGTCCCATCCCGGGGTCAACCAGATCGTCTTCACGGGATCGGTGGCGACCGGCATCGCGATTGCTACCGCGGCAGCGCAAAATATCGTCCCCGCTGTGCTTGAACTAGGGGGCAAATCGGCTGCGATCGTGCATGAAGATGCGGATCTTGACGCGTTTGAACATGACCTCCGCTGGGGGATCTTCTTCAATGCAGGGCAGGTCTGCTCGGCCATGTCGCGGGTTATCGTGCATTCATCCCGACATCAGGAGATGCTGGAACGGGCGGCGAAGGTAGCCAATTCCCTCAAGGTGGATGAGGGCAGCAACCTGCCCGAGTTTGGCGCCAATATGGGGGCGATGGTCTCAACCGCCCAACGTGACCGCGCCGAAGCCATGATCGCCAACGCCGAATGCGAAGGGGCGAAGATTATCACCGGCGGGCATCGGCTCAACCGCGAAGGGGCGTTTCTCGAGCCCACCATCCTTGCCTGTGAGGCCGATACAAGCATCGCCCGAGAAGAAGTCTTCGGCCCGGTCCTGAGCGTCATCAGTTTTGATGATGACGAGGACGCCATCGCCAAGGCAAATTCAACCGAATACGGGCTGGTGGCAGGGATCTTCACACGTGATCTTGACCGCGCAACGGCCGCGGCTAGCCGCCTAAGAGCCGGGCAGGTTTTTGTCAATGAATGGTATGCCGGCGGGGTTGAAACGCCTTTCGGTGGCTATGGCAAATCCGGCTATGGCCGCGAGAAGGGCCGCGAAGCTTTATGGAATTACGTGCAGACCAAGAACATCGCCATCCGCTGTCGTCAGCACTGA
- a CDS encoding ABC transporter substrate-binding protein, whose protein sequence is MAKIHIQFTLFSAFYSPLISTITGGFLEEEGVECDWSVAKPGVSALKALDDGTAHVVQSTISQGFSSLEKGEAPKARHFALINDMDGFFLTGREVDPDFSWSSLEGAEVLVHHGGQPMTMFKYACHKAGIDISRIKMIDAGNAKEMDAAFREGRGQYIHQQGPAPQQLEADGIGFIVAALGPMVGSCAFSSLAAMPEWLVSAEGAAFMRAYAKTRVYMNTTSARDIAKAEKPLFPNIDEDVLADCIAAYQNMGCWPPEMHITDAGFEAMLDIFAHDGKITRRHAYDEICLRLS, encoded by the coding sequence ATGGCCAAGATACATATCCAGTTTACCCTGTTTTCCGCGTTCTATTCTCCGTTGATCTCAACAATCACCGGCGGGTTTCTGGAAGAAGAGGGGGTTGAGTGTGACTGGAGCGTCGCCAAGCCTGGCGTCTCGGCATTAAAAGCGCTGGATGATGGTACAGCCCATGTCGTTCAGTCCACCATCAGTCAGGGGTTTTCGTCCCTTGAAAAAGGCGAGGCACCCAAGGCTAGGCATTTCGCGCTGATCAACGATATGGACGGGTTCTTCCTCACCGGACGTGAGGTTGATCCGGATTTTTCCTGGTCTTCCCTCGAGGGCGCGGAGGTGCTGGTGCATCACGGTGGCCAGCCCATGACCATGTTCAAATATGCCTGCCACAAGGCGGGGATAGATATCTCGCGCATTAAAATGATCGATGCCGGCAACGCCAAGGAGATGGACGCCGCCTTCCGGGAAGGCAGGGGGCAGTATATCCACCAGCAAGGCCCGGCCCCGCAACAACTCGAAGCCGATGGTATCGGCTTTATCGTGGCCGCGCTCGGCCCGATGGTTGGGTCTTGCGCGTTTTCCAGCCTCGCGGCCATGCCCGAATGGCTTGTGAGCGCGGAGGGGGCGGCGTTCATGCGGGCCTATGCCAAGACAAGGGTCTATATGAACACGACCTCGGCACGGGATATCGCCAAAGCAGAAAAGCCTCTTTTCCCAAATATTGATGAGGATGTGCTGGCCGATTGCATCGCCGCTTATCAGAATATGGGGTGCTGGCCACCGGAGATGCATATCACCGATGCGGGGTTTGAGGCCATGCTCGATATCTTCGCCCATGACGGCAAGATCACGCGGCGTCATGCCTATGATGAAATCTGCCTCAGGCTTTCATAG